A genomic region of Xiphophorus couchianus chromosome 9, X_couchianus-1.0, whole genome shotgun sequence contains the following coding sequences:
- the mcoln2 gene encoding mucolipin-2 isoform X1 yields the protein MELLVRYLDRSNSFSSDMTQELIKEEKLRDDLRYYFMSPCEKYRTRRHIPWKMGVQILKIVMITTQLILFGLNNQLVVAYKEETTMALKNLFLKGYTGVDEDDYSVAVYTQQAVFDSLFYILDQYSQLGQLSVGPISYAEEDGKLLPLTICKEYYRNGSLEPSDETYDIDAHLETDCMSHDPRTANMWRTQNASFFSLDFYRLVNIKISFQLKGINLQTVRHRELPDCYSFHVTIIFDNQCHSGKVKLFLDIDAESNACKDWKISGTAQKNTHYLLVFDGFVILVCITSAVLCTRSIILAVGLLQRFSRFFQENFNRKVCEDDQSEFLNGWYVLVIVSDLLAIVGSILKMEIQAKSLTSYDVCSIFLGTSTLLVWVGVIRYLGYFQKYNVLILTMKAAFPKVLRFCCCAGMIYLGYTFCGWIVLGPYHEKFEGLSRVAECLFSLLNGDDMFTTFAQLKDKNILVWLFSRAYLYSFISLFIYMVLSLFIALITDSYETIKNYQRDGFPLTDLQKFLLGHKDFPVQEEIGQTEVELSNSIRHCYCCQRAPPSDDVILIS from the exons ATGGAGTTACTGGTTCGGTATCTTGACAGGAGCAACTCTTTTAG CTCTGACATGACTCAGGAGCTTATCAAGGAGGAGAAGCTGAGAGACGACCTGAGATACTACTTCATGAGCCCCTGTGAGAAGTACAGGACCCGTCGACACATACCCTGGAAAATGGGAGTCCAGATCCTGAAGATCGTCATGATCACTACACAA cTCATCCTGTTTGGCCTCAACAACCAGCTGGTGGTTGCCTATAAGGAGGAAACCACCATGGCCCTGAAAAACCTTTTCCTGAAAGGATACACTGGGGTGGATGAGGATGACTATAGTGTAGCTGTTTATACACAGCAGGCTGTGTTTGACAGCCTCTTTTACATTCTTGATCAG TACAGCCAGTTGGGTCAGCTCTCGGTTGGCCCTATCAGCTATGCAGAGGAAGATGGGAAGCTGCTGCCTCTCACCATCTGTAAAGAGTATTACAGAAACGGCAGCCTGGAGCCTTCGGACGAGACCTATGATATCGATGCTCACCTAGAAACAG aCTGTATGTCACATGATCCAAGAACTGCAAACATGTGGAGAACCCAGAATGCATCTTTCTTCAGTTTGGACTTCTACAG gCTTGTTAACATAAAGATAAGCTTCCAGCTGAAGGGAATCAACCTGCAGACGGTTCGACACCGGGAGCTACCTGACTGCTATTCGTTCCATGTCACT atTATATTTGACAACCAATGTCATAGTGGGAAGGTCAAGTTATTCCTGGACATAGATGCCGAAAGCAATGCATGCAAAGATTGGAAGATATCTGGAACAG ctCAGAAGAACACACACTATCTGCTGGTGTTTGATGGCTTCGTCATTCTGGTTTGCATAACATCAGCCGTGTTATGCACGCGCTCAATCATACTGGCTGTCGGGTTACTCCAG agATTCTCTCGATTCTTTCAAGAGAACTTTAATCGTAAAGTGTGTGAGGACGACCAAAGCGAGTTCCTGAATGGCTGGTACGTTTTGGTCATTGTCAGTGACCTGCTGGCAATAGTTGGCTCCATACTGAAGATGGAAATTCAGGCAAAG AGTCTGACAAGTTATGATGTGTGCAGCATCTTCCTGGGAACCTCGACGTTATTGGTCTGGGTCGGGGTGATCAGGTACCTTGGGTACTTCCAAAAATATAAT GTCTTGATTTTAACAATGAAAGCAGCCTTTCCTAAAGTTCTCcgtttctgctgctgtgctgGCATGATCTACCTCGGTTACACGTTCTGCGGGTGGATCGTACTCGGACCGTATCACGAAAAG TTTGAGGGCCTGAGTCGAGTTGCAGAGTGTCTGTTCTCTCTGCTGAACGGCGACGACATGTTCACCACCTTTGCCCAGCTGAAGGACAAAAACATCCTGGTGTGGCTCTTCAGTCGGGCTTACCTCTACTCCTTCATCTCGCTGTTCATCTACATGGTGCTGTCCCTCTTCATTGCCCTCATCACCGACTCTTATGAGACCATTAAG AACTACCAGAGGGACGGGTTCCCGCTCACTGATTTGCAGAAATTTCTTCTGGGACATAAAGATTTTCCTGTTCAAGAAGAAATCGGCCAGACAGAAGTCGAGCTCAGTAACTCTATACGTCACTGCTACTGCTGCCAACG
- the mcoln2 gene encoding mucolipin-2 isoform X2 — MELLVRYLDRSNSFSSDMTQELIKEEKLRDDLRYYFMSPCEKYRTRRHIPWKMGVQILKIVMITTQLILFGLNNQLVVAYKEETTMALKNLFLKGYTGVDEDDYSVAVYTQQAVFDSLFYILDQYSQLGQLSVGPISYAEEDGKLLPLTICKEYYRNGSLEPSDETYDIDAHLETDCMSHDPRTANMWRTQNASFFSLDFYRLVNIKISFQLKGINLQTIIFDNQCHSGKVKLFLDIDAESNACKDWKISGTAQKNTHYLLVFDGFVILVCITSAVLCTRSIILAVGLLQRFSRFFQENFNRKVCEDDQSEFLNGWYVLVIVSDLLAIVGSILKMEIQAKSLTSYDVCSIFLGTSTLLVWVGVIRYLGYFQKYNVLILTMKAAFPKVLRFCCCAGMIYLGYTFCGWIVLGPYHEKFEGLSRVAECLFSLLNGDDMFTTFAQLKDKNILVWLFSRAYLYSFISLFIYMVLSLFIALITDSYETIKNYQRDGFPLTDLQKFLLGHKDFPVQEEIGQTEVELSNSIRHCYCCQRAPPSDDVILIS, encoded by the exons ATGGAGTTACTGGTTCGGTATCTTGACAGGAGCAACTCTTTTAG CTCTGACATGACTCAGGAGCTTATCAAGGAGGAGAAGCTGAGAGACGACCTGAGATACTACTTCATGAGCCCCTGTGAGAAGTACAGGACCCGTCGACACATACCCTGGAAAATGGGAGTCCAGATCCTGAAGATCGTCATGATCACTACACAA cTCATCCTGTTTGGCCTCAACAACCAGCTGGTGGTTGCCTATAAGGAGGAAACCACCATGGCCCTGAAAAACCTTTTCCTGAAAGGATACACTGGGGTGGATGAGGATGACTATAGTGTAGCTGTTTATACACAGCAGGCTGTGTTTGACAGCCTCTTTTACATTCTTGATCAG TACAGCCAGTTGGGTCAGCTCTCGGTTGGCCCTATCAGCTATGCAGAGGAAGATGGGAAGCTGCTGCCTCTCACCATCTGTAAAGAGTATTACAGAAACGGCAGCCTGGAGCCTTCGGACGAGACCTATGATATCGATGCTCACCTAGAAACAG aCTGTATGTCACATGATCCAAGAACTGCAAACATGTGGAGAACCCAGAATGCATCTTTCTTCAGTTTGGACTTCTACAG gCTTGTTAACATAAAGATAAGCTTCCAGCTGAAGGGAATCAACCTGCAGACG atTATATTTGACAACCAATGTCATAGTGGGAAGGTCAAGTTATTCCTGGACATAGATGCCGAAAGCAATGCATGCAAAGATTGGAAGATATCTGGAACAG ctCAGAAGAACACACACTATCTGCTGGTGTTTGATGGCTTCGTCATTCTGGTTTGCATAACATCAGCCGTGTTATGCACGCGCTCAATCATACTGGCTGTCGGGTTACTCCAG agATTCTCTCGATTCTTTCAAGAGAACTTTAATCGTAAAGTGTGTGAGGACGACCAAAGCGAGTTCCTGAATGGCTGGTACGTTTTGGTCATTGTCAGTGACCTGCTGGCAATAGTTGGCTCCATACTGAAGATGGAAATTCAGGCAAAG AGTCTGACAAGTTATGATGTGTGCAGCATCTTCCTGGGAACCTCGACGTTATTGGTCTGGGTCGGGGTGATCAGGTACCTTGGGTACTTCCAAAAATATAAT GTCTTGATTTTAACAATGAAAGCAGCCTTTCCTAAAGTTCTCcgtttctgctgctgtgctgGCATGATCTACCTCGGTTACACGTTCTGCGGGTGGATCGTACTCGGACCGTATCACGAAAAG TTTGAGGGCCTGAGTCGAGTTGCAGAGTGTCTGTTCTCTCTGCTGAACGGCGACGACATGTTCACCACCTTTGCCCAGCTGAAGGACAAAAACATCCTGGTGTGGCTCTTCAGTCGGGCTTACCTCTACTCCTTCATCTCGCTGTTCATCTACATGGTGCTGTCCCTCTTCATTGCCCTCATCACCGACTCTTATGAGACCATTAAG AACTACCAGAGGGACGGGTTCCCGCTCACTGATTTGCAGAAATTTCTTCTGGGACATAAAGATTTTCCTGTTCAAGAAGAAATCGGCCAGACAGAAGTCGAGCTCAGTAACTCTATACGTCACTGCTACTGCTGCCAACG
- the mcoln2 gene encoding mucolipin-2 isoform X3 translates to MTQELIKEEKLRDDLRYYFMSPCEKYRTRRHIPWKMGVQILKIVMITTQLILFGLNNQLVVAYKEETTMALKNLFLKGYTGVDEDDYSVAVYTQQAVFDSLFYILDQYSQLGQLSVGPISYAEEDGKLLPLTICKEYYRNGSLEPSDETYDIDAHLETDCMSHDPRTANMWRTQNASFFSLDFYRLVNIKISFQLKGINLQTVRHRELPDCYSFHVTIIFDNQCHSGKVKLFLDIDAESNACKDWKISGTAQKNTHYLLVFDGFVILVCITSAVLCTRSIILAVGLLQRFSRFFQENFNRKVCEDDQSEFLNGWYVLVIVSDLLAIVGSILKMEIQAKSLTSYDVCSIFLGTSTLLVWVGVIRYLGYFQKYNVLILTMKAAFPKVLRFCCCAGMIYLGYTFCGWIVLGPYHEKFEGLSRVAECLFSLLNGDDMFTTFAQLKDKNILVWLFSRAYLYSFISLFIYMVLSLFIALITDSYETIKNYQRDGFPLTDLQKFLLGHKDFPVQEEIGQTEVELSNSIRHCYCCQRAPPSDDVILIS, encoded by the exons ATGACTCAGGAGCTTATCAAGGAGGAGAAGCTGAGAGACGACCTGAGATACTACTTCATGAGCCCCTGTGAGAAGTACAGGACCCGTCGACACATACCCTGGAAAATGGGAGTCCAGATCCTGAAGATCGTCATGATCACTACACAA cTCATCCTGTTTGGCCTCAACAACCAGCTGGTGGTTGCCTATAAGGAGGAAACCACCATGGCCCTGAAAAACCTTTTCCTGAAAGGATACACTGGGGTGGATGAGGATGACTATAGTGTAGCTGTTTATACACAGCAGGCTGTGTTTGACAGCCTCTTTTACATTCTTGATCAG TACAGCCAGTTGGGTCAGCTCTCGGTTGGCCCTATCAGCTATGCAGAGGAAGATGGGAAGCTGCTGCCTCTCACCATCTGTAAAGAGTATTACAGAAACGGCAGCCTGGAGCCTTCGGACGAGACCTATGATATCGATGCTCACCTAGAAACAG aCTGTATGTCACATGATCCAAGAACTGCAAACATGTGGAGAACCCAGAATGCATCTTTCTTCAGTTTGGACTTCTACAG gCTTGTTAACATAAAGATAAGCTTCCAGCTGAAGGGAATCAACCTGCAGACGGTTCGACACCGGGAGCTACCTGACTGCTATTCGTTCCATGTCACT atTATATTTGACAACCAATGTCATAGTGGGAAGGTCAAGTTATTCCTGGACATAGATGCCGAAAGCAATGCATGCAAAGATTGGAAGATATCTGGAACAG ctCAGAAGAACACACACTATCTGCTGGTGTTTGATGGCTTCGTCATTCTGGTTTGCATAACATCAGCCGTGTTATGCACGCGCTCAATCATACTGGCTGTCGGGTTACTCCAG agATTCTCTCGATTCTTTCAAGAGAACTTTAATCGTAAAGTGTGTGAGGACGACCAAAGCGAGTTCCTGAATGGCTGGTACGTTTTGGTCATTGTCAGTGACCTGCTGGCAATAGTTGGCTCCATACTGAAGATGGAAATTCAGGCAAAG AGTCTGACAAGTTATGATGTGTGCAGCATCTTCCTGGGAACCTCGACGTTATTGGTCTGGGTCGGGGTGATCAGGTACCTTGGGTACTTCCAAAAATATAAT GTCTTGATTTTAACAATGAAAGCAGCCTTTCCTAAAGTTCTCcgtttctgctgctgtgctgGCATGATCTACCTCGGTTACACGTTCTGCGGGTGGATCGTACTCGGACCGTATCACGAAAAG TTTGAGGGCCTGAGTCGAGTTGCAGAGTGTCTGTTCTCTCTGCTGAACGGCGACGACATGTTCACCACCTTTGCCCAGCTGAAGGACAAAAACATCCTGGTGTGGCTCTTCAGTCGGGCTTACCTCTACTCCTTCATCTCGCTGTTCATCTACATGGTGCTGTCCCTCTTCATTGCCCTCATCACCGACTCTTATGAGACCATTAAG AACTACCAGAGGGACGGGTTCCCGCTCACTGATTTGCAGAAATTTCTTCTGGGACATAAAGATTTTCCTGTTCAAGAAGAAATCGGCCAGACAGAAGTCGAGCTCAGTAACTCTATACGTCACTGCTACTGCTGCCAACG
- the LOC114150782 gene encoding chloride channel CLIC-like protein 1 isoform X1 — translation MLTIGFFSIFFVLIALIKPQLRVSWLKCFITTFAISFFASIPWNWLYLYKGAYAKHQSKLMKVEILHKECMKLQNLSWFGSIREWFRSTLTFQSDPCEEYLKILLIDPFLEVPPIKAIVYTLTTFIIEPLRALGEGMGGFFQALVKDLPFILWIPVLIIITILSLGALMVGLPAVFPQQVRRFLPWLDRNQSTQVTNQLQNDNVRIEQIVIYQSQPNSILRSADRPQTEGVPDPEGCQGSTDERNNISINSSFEDQQEMWEEVRWSTVTPTDQAKGSQPELDYSQVKNKKVKAEKKGSHDEPCGDSAAPAPLAYRRKGVSISQIHTENVSAQKI, via the exons ATGTTAACA ATTGGGTTCTTTTCGATATTTTTTGTACTTATTGCCTTAATTAAGCCACAGCTAAGAGTTTCCTGGTTGAAGTGTTTCATTACAACATTTGCCATCTCCTTCTTTGCCAGCATTCCCTGGAACTGGCTCTATCTGTACAAg GGAGCCTATGCAAAACACCAGAGCAAACTAATGAAAGTGGAAATACTCCATAAAGAGTGCATGAAACTACAGAATCTTAGCTGGTTTGGTAGTATTCGAG aatggTTCAGATCCACTTTGACTTTTCAAAGTGACCCTTGTGAGGAATACCTAAAGATCCTCCTAATTGACCCCTTTCTCGAGGTACCGCCAATCAAG GCAATTGTGTACACATTGACCACCTTCATCATAGAGCCACTGAGGGCCTTAGGAGAAGGGATGGGTGGTTTCTTTCAAGCACTCGTCAAAGATCTACCATTTATCCTTTGGATACCAGTCCTCATCATTATCACTATATTAAGTTTG GGAGCTCTGATGGTAGGATTGCCAGCAGTTTTCCCTCAGCAAGTCAGACGTTTTCTACCCTGGTTGGATAGAAACCAGAGTACACAAGTAACTAACCAACTCCAAAATGACAATGTCAGGATAGAGCAGATTGTCATTTATCAAAGCCAACCCAACAGCATTCTAAGAAGTGCTGACCGTCCACAAACTGAGGGGGTTCCTGACCCTGAGGGGTGCCAGGGAAGCACTGATGAGAGGAATAATATCTCTATTAATTCCAGCTTTGAAGACCAGCAGGAGATGTGGGAGGAGGTCAGGTGGAGTACTGTGACTCCAACAGACCAAGCAAAAGGCAGTCAACCCGAATTAGATTATTCACAGGTAAAgaataaaaaggtaaaagcaGAGAAGAAAGGTTCTCATGATGAGCCTTGTGGAGACAGTGCAGCACCTGCACCTTTGGCGTACAG GAGAAAAGGCGTCAGCATCTCTCAGAttcacactgaaaatgtttctgctcagAAGATATGA
- the LOC114150782 gene encoding uncharacterized protein LOC114150782 isoform X2, producing MKVEILHKECMKLQNLSWFGSIREWFRSTLTFQSDPCEEYLKILLIDPFLEVPPIKAIVYTLTTFIIEPLRALGEGMGGFFQALVKDLPFILWIPVLIIITILSLGALMVGLPAVFPQQVRRFLPWLDRNQSTQVTNQLQNDNVRIEQIVIYQSQPNSILRSADRPQTEGVPDPEGCQGSTDERNNISINSSFEDQQEMWEEVRWSTVTPTDQAKGSQPELDYSQVKNKKVKAEKKGSHDEPCGDSAAPAPLAYRRKGVSISQIHTENVSAQKI from the exons ATGAAAGTGGAAATACTCCATAAAGAGTGCATGAAACTACAGAATCTTAGCTGGTTTGGTAGTATTCGAG aatggTTCAGATCCACTTTGACTTTTCAAAGTGACCCTTGTGAGGAATACCTAAAGATCCTCCTAATTGACCCCTTTCTCGAGGTACCGCCAATCAAG GCAATTGTGTACACATTGACCACCTTCATCATAGAGCCACTGAGGGCCTTAGGAGAAGGGATGGGTGGTTTCTTTCAAGCACTCGTCAAAGATCTACCATTTATCCTTTGGATACCAGTCCTCATCATTATCACTATATTAAGTTTG GGAGCTCTGATGGTAGGATTGCCAGCAGTTTTCCCTCAGCAAGTCAGACGTTTTCTACCCTGGTTGGATAGAAACCAGAGTACACAAGTAACTAACCAACTCCAAAATGACAATGTCAGGATAGAGCAGATTGTCATTTATCAAAGCCAACCCAACAGCATTCTAAGAAGTGCTGACCGTCCACAAACTGAGGGGGTTCCTGACCCTGAGGGGTGCCAGGGAAGCACTGATGAGAGGAATAATATCTCTATTAATTCCAGCTTTGAAGACCAGCAGGAGATGTGGGAGGAGGTCAGGTGGAGTACTGTGACTCCAACAGACCAAGCAAAAGGCAGTCAACCCGAATTAGATTATTCACAGGTAAAgaataaaaaggtaaaagcaGAGAAGAAAGGTTCTCATGATGAGCCTTGTGGAGACAGTGCAGCACCTGCACCTTTGGCGTACAG GAGAAAAGGCGTCAGCATCTCTCAGAttcacactgaaaatgtttctgctcagAAGATATGA